CTGGTAAAATCCTGACCTATCCTACACCCATTTGACTTAGTTGTGCATTCGTCTTCTGGCGCGTGTTAACTGCTTGCATCGTAAtgatgaaatgaaattgaagaAGTCAGAGTCTTTGCTTTTATAGCCGCTCATAAGGATGATGAAATCGGAAGCTTCGCATGGTGCTATAGTCGTTCTAGCTCCGTTCTCCGAAGAGAGAGAGTGAACGAAGAGAGCGCAGGAAGAGAGTTCCAGGAAATCGCAAGAATTCCCTAATTCTTTTTCTTTAGAATATGCacgaatatacatacatatataatgattttatttgtttaaacgtTCGTAACTTAATTATTCAAAACATATTTAAGCAATACTGCAAATGAATACATATAGTGAAATAAATGAGGGGAATCCTCGAAACGCATGATGCAATATTTGCGTCAATTATGTGCATATCTCAAAAGAGGGGCTTGGAAGAAGACACAAGAGAGCCAAAGATAGAGAGTTTAATTAGCCGTTCtaataatttcgtttaataGTGAAATGGccattgtacatacatacatatatctatggCAAAGCACAATAAACAATGATAATGACAAGGCTATTCAAccgtttattttttgttagaAACAGCTGATTGccgttttgtatttgtttatataataAAGCTTTGTTGACGTACGCAAAGCACAGCTGAAAAGCAACAAATGGCATAATCTCGTACGCATTTTTTGGCGTTTATTTATAGGCGGCAAACAAAGAGCGCAGTTAATGCGTCAGTGTGTGTGCCAAACATAGATATGTACTATGTACTtgcgtacatatgtatgtattgtttgtattttggcaaaccaaaacaaacagaaaatttgcatattatgCGCACATTAACTTGTTTCCATTGGAGTGGCGGCAAGTTTGGGAAACATAATTTGAGCCATTGAGAAACCGCACTAGCTGTAAATCAGCTGAATATCCATTTGTAGTTGTATGTTGAACTTAGCAATTAAAAGTGAAAGGATACGGGTGAACGCAGAAAAAGAAACGGGTATCTGGTCCTTGGCACTTACAGTTCATGCAGCCTTTTGTGCTCCTCTTCTCCGTCTGGTGTTTGTCCCTATATCTTTTCGGATTTATTGCGAATTGTACATAATTTGTTTAGCTTTTCCCGTAAAATTGTTTTCCGTGTCCCGAAGCCACGTACCGCGCGTCGTTGCCAGATCGGTTGAGTATCGTAAGTACCTGGTGCCACTTATCGATAgctaattttaaatatttataaattcttGTGTTAAAAATGACCTGAACAGTATTTGAAACTATTATTGAGCACAGGTGAAccttttattagtttttagctataaaatccaaatttattatatatatacattacatATTTGACTTCCTGATTATGAAATACATTTGTTTAACAACTGGCATACACTTTAATTAGTCTATTTAGTAAAAATctataacaaaataaaacaaaattgttcTGAAACCTTGAGACCTAAATATTAGCAAAAagtttgaaattaaatgttataagCGTTTGAGATCCATGTAAACTTacgaaatataaaaataacagtATTTCTGGCACTACTTAAAGTCCATCTCTATAAAGCTCGTATCcgttaattttaaaataaaacaagtgCGCCATACGTATTTAAAGCTCAGTGTGTAAAGGGATTCAGATATGGATGGTAACAgcaaagaaatggaaaattgagAAGCACCCACAAATGACCCATCGCCATACCGGATTCGGAAACTAATTCCCGAACAGACAATGGGCCACAGGTGCATTCACGACGAACTTGTTCGCAGAAGTACCCGGTTAAAAGCCTGTCCTCTGACTCACAAGAATAACAGGGATTTTCCCGAGCACCCTCTGCTCATGAATCTGGACAGAGACAGCTTATCGGATGCCCACCTGCCGCCCGAGGAAGCAGTGCAGTGCGGCACTAACGAGGACGGACATCATGCGTCTGGGCAAGGTACATTCTTCCCATAAGGTCATGTACATCCCGCAGCACGGTCAAGAGGTTAACGTTGGCACCAACGAAGTACTGGTGCAGGTTTGAAACGCTACTTTAATACAAAGTAAAGATCCAGTAGATAACCACAAAATGATAGCACAGTACATTATCTTAGCCAAAATAGAGTTATGATTAAGACGCTAATATAAATGTTACTTAATATAAATGTTACTTACTTAATGCTATAAGATATTTAAAGGATTATTTTCAATCAAGATTCAAACTTATTAAAATAACAGTATTTCTAGTATATTTGGTATTCTCCAGAGGTCATCTCTAATAAAGCAGGAAAGTTGATACGAATCGTTTCGTTTTCCGCTCATTGTTGTGAAATAAATTTGGAACAGAAGAATAGAGCCACACATATTCAAAGCTCAGTATCCATAGGGACGTAGTTATGGAGAGTAATAGTAGTGAAATGGAAGGTAACGGCGGAAAAATCGCAGAAACTGCACCCACAAATGACTCATCACCTTCACTGAACATTTTATGTGCAATTTGCAACGAGTTTTTCCGGGCCAACGACATAATTTTCTCAACTTCACGGTGCGGTCATGTATTCCACAAGGACTGCCTCACCCGATGGCTGAATAGGTCCAGGACCTGCCCCCAATGCAGAGACCCATGCGACCGACGACGCGTGCACCGATTGTACCTAAACTTCGCCGAGGCCCCGGAGTTCGATGACACCGAATTGCCCAAGGTGGCCATGGATTGGGTGCCCATTGATCTGGACAGAGACAGCTTACCGGATGCCCACCTGCCGCCCGAGGGAGCTGTGCAGTGTGGCACCAACGAAGACGGACTGCCCACGTATGTGGCCAGAGGATATTACCACGACGATCTCCTGCCTGCTCCTTATGTACCGGAAAAGAAGGCTGCCTTCGGTTCGCACAGCTGTAGCGCCCGAACTCTGACCGATGATGTCGAGATCCTGGTGCTCAACGACTGTGACTACAAGTGGGTGCCCGGACAGCATGGAACA
The sequence above is drawn from the Drosophila melanogaster chromosome 2R genome and encodes:
- the CG10916 gene encoding uncharacterized protein, isoform A, with protein sequence MESNSSEMEGNGGKIAETAPTNDSSPSLNILCAICNEFFRANDIIFSTSRCGHVFHKDCLTRWLNRSRTCPQCRDPCDRRRVHRLYLNFAEAPEFDDTELPKVAMDWVPIDLDRDSLPDAHLPPEGAVQCGTNEDGLPTYVARGYYHDDLLPAPYVPEKKAAFGSHSCSARTLTDDVEILVLNDCDYKWVPGQHGTYPRDALNTGYSELGEVTYTGRGLYQGILRLGKVHPSHKVMYIPHHGQEVSVNTYEVLVVTPRDQADR